One window of the Triticum dicoccoides isolate Atlit2015 ecotype Zavitan chromosome 3B, WEW_v2.0, whole genome shotgun sequence genome contains the following:
- the LOC119278041 gene encoding hornerin-like, translating into MSIVKRALGFGGGYGQSQSKPVISYHTQNSDSVTTVVTEISHMSLNGKQAAYNGSDVGGFDALVCDNAAQKHGGYSEQKASSYQHESGAGGYSAHHHESSVQKHGGYGGQKTSSYQHGGYDAASHDSTGATQKYAYGEQKAYQHYGAEAHHDSSAQKHGYGEQKAYGGHHQDSKVQKSGYGGEHTAYQHEGNLKGYTALHQDSKVQKHGYGGEQKAYVDSTVQKHGYNEHKAYEHGSAAAALHHDSYGVVKKHDYGGEQYQHGAAAGGYDGVHHDSSVQKHGYGEKAYQHGSDAGGYGGVHHGSATQKHGYGAGQKAYAHDADAGGYDAAFHHGGAKQTKHGYGGRQMAYQHGADAGGYGGYTSNTTFYHGGVAQNASYQQGCATGVAGYDTLVQKQHGASGGLQNAYPQQGCGVGGVAGYDALTQRREREKQRFNHGCESDEESEEESDCEEEVVGLAAPGGTQYYAAYERHQQLGGGGYGGGCAQPKNHSYY; encoded by the coding sequence ATGTCCATCGTCAAGCGTGCTTTGGGCTTCGGTGGCGGCTACGGCCAGAGCCAGAGCAAGCCCGTGATAAGCTACCACACCCAGAACTCCGACTCCGTGACCACCGTCGTGACGGAGATCAGCCACATGAGCCTCAACGGTAAGCAGGCCGCGTACAACGGGAGCGACGTCGGAGGCTTCGACGCCCTCGTCTGTGACAACGCCGCGCAGAAGCACGGCGGCTACAGCGAGCAGAAGGCGTCGTCGTACCAGCATGAGAGCGGCGCCGGAGGGTACAGCGCTCACCACCACGAAAGCTCCGTGCagaagcacggtggctacggcgggcAGAAGACGTCGTCGTATCAGCATGGAGGCTACGACGCTGCCAGCCACGACAGCACCGGCGCAACGCAGAAGTATGCCTACGGTGAGCAGAAGGCTTACCAGCATTATGGGGCTGAGGCCCACCATGACAGCTCGGCGCAGAAGCATGGCTATGGCGAGCAGAAGGCGTACGGTGGTCACCACCAGGACAGCAAGGTCCAGAAGAGCGGCTACGGCGGCGAGCATACGGCGTACCAGCATGAAGGCAATCTCAAGGGGTACACCGCTCTCCATCAGGACAGCAAGGTCCAGAAGCACGGCTACGGCGGCGAGCAGAAGGCGTACGTCGACAGCACGGTCCAGAAGCACGGCTACAACGAGCACAAGGCGTACGAGCatgggagcgccgccgccgccctccaccacGACAGCTACGGCGTCGTGAAGAAGCACGACTACGGAGGCGAGCAGTACCAGCATGGCGCTGCAGCGGGAGGATACGACGGCGTCCACCACGACAGCTCGGTGCAGAAGCACGGCTACGGGGAGAAGGCATACCAGCACGGGAGCGACGCCGGAGGGTACGGCGGTGTCCACCACGGCAGCGCGACGCAGAAGCACGGCTACGGCGCTGGGCAAAAGGCTTACGCGCACGATGCTGATGCCGGAGGATACGACGCTGCTTTCCACCACGGCGGCGCGAAGCAGACGAAGCACGGCTACGGCGGCCGGCAGATGGCTTACCAGCACGGTGCCGACGCCGGAGGGTACGGAGGGTACACCAGTAACACCACTTTCTACCACGGCGGTGTGGCGCAGAACGCGTCGTACCAGCAAGGGTGCGCCACCGGCGTCGCCGGGTACGACACGCTCGTCCAGAAGCAGCACGGGGCCTCCGGCGGCCTGCAAAATGCGTACCCGCAGCAAGGGTGCGGCGTCGGCGGCGTCGCAGGGTATGATGCTCTTACCCAACGCCGTGAGAGAGAGAAGCAGCGGTTCAACCACGGGTGTGAGAGTGACGAAGAGAGCGAGGAGGAGAGCGACTGCGAAGAGGAGGTGGTGGGCCTTGCGGCGCCCGGCGGCACGCAGTACTACGCGGCGTACGAGCGCCACCagcagctcggcggcggcggctatggcggcggGTGCGCACAGCCCAAGAATCACAGCTACTACTGA